Proteins from a single region of Pseudopedobacter saltans DSM 12145:
- a CDS encoding AI-2E family transporter, with translation MKELPITVIRSLELLGIVLVILIFYVGASIIMPILLAFFISIMLLPVHRFLRSKKIPEILSIVISILLLAIFLGVIIWFFSAQVTKLINEFDQIKTNVNNHLNNLSHWIDNKFGFSSKEQTKFINEQSNNILNSLGQILGGAMGSFSGFIVFFGLLPIYIYLMLFYKNLFLKFIFMWFSESDHEMVKDSLKESETIIKNYLLGLVIQISYMTVLLGGLMTIFGIKHGLLIAIIFAILNLIPYIGALFGNIIGVLLTLSATEELSAVITVLIIISVVQFLDNNILMPRIVGSKVKINAFAAIFGVIVGGTVAGIAGMFLALPLIAVLKIIFDRTKILKQWGVLLGDERPKENVM, from the coding sequence ATGAAAGAACTCCCTATCACAGTTATCAGATCTCTCGAACTATTAGGAATAGTATTAGTAATCCTAATATTTTATGTTGGAGCAAGTATTATAATGCCTATACTACTCGCCTTCTTCATCAGCATTATGCTTCTTCCGGTTCACCGATTTTTAAGATCAAAAAAAATTCCCGAAATTCTGTCTATAGTAATTTCAATTTTACTATTAGCTATCTTTTTAGGAGTTATCATTTGGTTTTTTTCTGCTCAGGTGACTAAACTGATTAATGAGTTTGACCAGATTAAAACAAACGTCAATAATCATCTGAACAATCTAAGCCATTGGATAGATAATAAATTTGGTTTTTCCAGTAAAGAACAAACAAAATTTATTAACGAGCAAAGCAACAATATCTTAAATTCTCTTGGACAAATATTAGGAGGTGCCATGGGCTCGTTTTCCGGTTTTATTGTTTTCTTTGGCCTTTTACCTATTTACATATACCTCATGTTATTTTACAAGAACTTGTTCTTAAAGTTCATCTTTATGTGGTTTTCCGAGAGCGATCACGAGATGGTTAAAGATAGCTTAAAGGAATCAGAGACCATTATTAAAAACTACCTTTTAGGTTTAGTTATACAAATAAGTTATATGACCGTATTACTTGGTGGCCTTATGACTATTTTTGGAATAAAGCATGGGTTACTTATAGCCATTATTTTCGCTATCTTGAATCTCATTCCGTACATAGGAGCACTTTTCGGAAACATAATTGGTGTTTTACTTACTTTATCCGCTACTGAGGAATTATCGGCGGTAATAACTGTATTAATTATAATTTCTGTAGTACAATTTTTAGATAACAACATCTTAATGCCCAGGATAGTTGGATCAAAAGTTAAGATAAATGCTTTTGCAGCTATATTTGGAGTAATTGTAGGTGGAACAGTAGCCGGAATAGCCGGAATGTTTCTGGCCCTGCCGCTTATAGCTGTTTTAAAAATAATTTTTGATAGAACAAAAATCTTAAAGCAATGGGGGGTGTTACTTGGCGATGAAAGACCGAAAGAAAATGTCATGTAA
- a CDS encoding sigma-70 family RNA polymerase sigma factor, whose protein sequence is MRQLKITQSITNRESQSLDKYLHEIGKVDLITAEEEVILAQKIREGDQAALERLTKTNLRFVVSVAKQYQNQGLTLGDLINEGNLGLIKAAKRFDETKGFKFISYAVWWIRQSILQAIAEQSRIVRLPLNQVGSLSKISKAFSKLEQEYEREPSPEELADILETTVDKISDTLSNSGRHVSMDAPFVQGEENTLLDVLENDNPNTDSMLIDESLSEEIKRSLSTLTEREREIIVLFFGLGSNHPLSLEEIGEKFNLTRERVRQIKDKALQRLRHTSRSKILKSYLG, encoded by the coding sequence ATGAGACAACTCAAGATTACGCAATCAATCACCAACCGTGAATCACAATCATTGGATAAGTACCTTCACGAAATTGGTAAAGTTGATCTAATTACAGCAGAAGAGGAAGTTATCCTCGCACAAAAAATCAGAGAAGGCGATCAGGCAGCCCTAGAGCGCTTAACAAAAACAAATTTACGTTTCGTTGTTTCCGTAGCAAAACAATACCAAAATCAAGGATTAACCTTAGGTGATTTAATCAACGAAGGTAATCTCGGCCTCATCAAAGCCGCAAAAAGATTTGATGAAACTAAAGGTTTCAAATTCATTTCTTATGCCGTTTGGTGGATACGCCAATCTATCTTACAAGCCATAGCAGAGCAATCTCGTATCGTACGTTTGCCATTAAACCAAGTAGGTTCATTAAGTAAGATCAGCAAAGCGTTCTCTAAACTAGAGCAGGAATATGAAAGAGAACCGTCTCCTGAAGAGTTAGCAGACATTTTAGAAACTACAGTTGATAAAATTTCTGACACTTTAAGTAATTCAGGTCGTCATGTATCTATGGATGCTCCATTTGTTCAGGGCGAGGAAAATACATTATTGGATGTTTTGGAAAATGATAATCCAAACACAGACAGTATGTTAATTGACGAATCTTTATCAGAAGAAATTAAACGCTCATTGTCTACATTGACAGAAAGAGAAAGAGAAATTATCGTATTATTCTTCGGTTTAGGTTCCAATCACCCTCTATCTTTAGAAGAAATCGGAGAAAAATTTAATTTAACCAGAGAGCGTGTACGTCAGATTAAGGACAAAGCCTTACAAAGATTACGACATACTTCCAGAAGTAAGATCTTAAAATCTTATTTAGGATAA